One window of the Esox lucius isolate fEsoLuc1 chromosome 8, fEsoLuc1.pri, whole genome shotgun sequence genome contains the following:
- the armh1 gene encoding armadillo-like helical domain containing protein 1 — protein sequence MSTSKELTATSEVMSFLQEWDHGNKTVRSRMLTAFLNQNRGKTCPELELEFAQVASLFLARLTAWMRLTYMFGTCLGLQLQAVGVFLSAASNHCYLVEFLEVGGVLTLLEILGQKQTQEEDKTRALQLLQVISNAGREYKELICESYGVRVVAECLANSKTEESQQTGQALLESLAHGNPKYQNQVYKGLIALLPCTSPKVQQLVLQTLRIVQDLVKAAHPSIVEPLLNLLRSLNLEIQYEAIQLISDLRRYEVRPELLRGLVALLKPAKEGMQQHKILQDPEMTKMTESLPVFVQQAAAAKALRLLAQGSLELSQELLSLGVVHHLLYAMGNQEHADAQRQASLALEYFVRSFPVVEEVVHSILGASLFTAFMLNADTLYMKLDDIQADVLLSNSVTVSEVLEVQIAEK from the exons ATGTCAACAAGCAAGGAACTAACCGCAACCAGTGAGGTGATGAGTTTCCTTCAAGAGTGGGATCATGGCAACAAGACTGTGCGCAGCCGCATGCTGACCGCTTTTCTGAATCAAAACCGAGGAAAGACTTGCCCTGAGTTAGAGCTGGAATTTGCACAGGTTGCCAGTCTCTTTCTGGCTCGGCTGACAGCGTGGATGAGGTTGAC CTACATGTTCGGAACATGCTTAGGTCTTCAACTGCAAGCAGTTGGCGTGTTCCTGTCTGCAGCAAGCAA TCATTGTTATCTAGTAGAGTTTCTGGAGGTTGGCGGGGTCCTGACGCTCCTGGAGATCTTGGGTCAAAAACAGACCCAAGAGGAGGATAAGACAAGGGCTCTTCAGCTGCTCCAGGTCATCTCAAACGCTGGACGCGAATACAAAGAGCTCATCTGTGAAAGCTATG GTGTAAGAGTCGTCGCAGAGTGCCTGGCCAACTCCAAGACAGAGGAGTCCCAACAGACAGGACAAGCCTTGCTGGAGTCCCTGGCCCATGGAAACCCCAAATACCAGAACCAGGTGTACAAAGGCCTGATTGCCCTACTGCCCTGTACTTCACCAAAAGTCCAACAACTGGTCTTGCAGACGCTGCGAATTGTACAA GACCTAGTGAAGGCAGCCCATCCAAGCATTGTGGAACCTCTGCTGAATTTGTTGAGGTCCCTGAATTTGGAGATTCAGTACGAGG CCATTCAACTGATCTCAGATCTGAGGCGGTACGAGGTCAGACCGGAGCTGCTCAGGGGGCTCGTAGCTCTGCTCAAACCTGCTAAGGAGGGAATGCAGCAACACAAGATCCTACAAG ACCCAGAAATGACCAAAATGACAGAATCTCTCCCAGTCTTTGTTCAGCAGGCTGCAGCTGCCAAAGCTTTAAG GCTGCTGGCACAGGGGAGTCTGGAGCTGTCTCAGGAACTTCTCTCTCTGGGAGTGGTGCACCATCTGCTCTACGCTATGGGCAACCAGGAACATGCCGACGCCCAGAGGCAAGCCAGCCTGGCGCTGGAG TACTTCGTCCGCTCATTCCCTGTTGTAGAGGAGGTTGTTCACAGCATCTTGGGTGCCAGTCTATTTACAGCCTTCATG CTCAACGCTGACACCCTCTACATGAAGCTTGATGACATCCAAGCAGATGTCTTGCTTTCCAACAGCGTCACGGTTTCAGAAG ttctGGAGGTCCAGATAGCAGAGAAGTGA